Part of the Pseudomonas sp. ADAK13 genome is shown below.
ACCAGGAAGTCATGGTCGATGCGGGTGAATTCCGCCACCAGCACGATCGCCGTCAACGGCATGCTCATGCTCGATGCCAGGAACGCCGCCGCGCCAATGATCGCGAACGCCCCCAGCGGCACGCCGGGCCACAGCAGGCTCCAGGCGCCGCCGAGGATGATCGCCAGCAAGGCGCCGTTGGCCAGCGCCGGGGTCAGCAAACCGCCTTCGGCACCGGCCCGCAGGCTGCTGGCGGTGATCAGCACCTTGACCACCAGCAGCACGGCGGCGAGGCCGATGGTCAGCTCATTGTCGAAGCCCAACTGCGCCGGGCCCTTGCCGTTGCCGAGGATTTGCGGCAGGAAAATCGCCAGGCCACCGATGATGGTGAAGTTGATCAGCGACAGCACTGGCAGGTGCCAGCCCCGGGCAGCATGGTTGCGGGCAGTGCCGGTCAGGCGGGTGAAGCCGTAGGCGGCCAGCCCAAACACCGGCCCGCAGGCCAGCGCCCAGGCGATCAAGCCAGGGCTGAGCACGAAGTGCGGCACCACGTATTGCGACTCCGCCCCCAGGCCGATCCAGGCTACCGAGGCGCCGATGGCCGAGGTGGCCAACGCAATTACCGCCGCCGGCCAACTGAACACACCCACCAGCACTTCGAGCACAAACACCGCGCCCCCCAGCGGCACGTTGTACACCGCCGCCAACCCGGCGCCCGCGCCGCAGGCAACGATCAACCGGTGCATGTCGGGCGCCAGGCGTGCCCGCTGTGATAACCAGGTGGCCGCCAGCGCGCCGACTTCCCGGGGCGCCACTTCACGGCCCAGGGGCGAGCCGAGGGCCACGGTGATGATTTGCAGCACGGCGTGGGCGAGGGTGGTCTTGGGTGGCATGATCGGCGCGTCCGCCGAGACCGCTTGCTTGATGCTCACCAACGGGCGGCCATAGCGGTAGATCAGCCACCAGCCCACGCCCGCCACCAGGCCGCAGGTGATCAGCACCCACACCCGGCGCTCAGGCGAGGCGGCGGTGACGCCGAGCAAAAAGGTTTCATGGCTGATCAGGCTGTCGAGGCTGTAACCGTACGCCAGGTGCTGGATGCCATGCAGCAGCAACGCCAGGAGCATGCCGCCCAGGCCGGCACCGATGCCGGTGAAGATGACAACGAGGGCGAGAATCAGCAGCGAACGGGTCTTTGAGGGCATGGAGGGTCCAGTGAGCCGGGTTTTCGACGCCGATTCTATAGCGCAATGATGACGTTATAGCCCCGAGGTGTAATGCAAATACGCGAACGGGCGTTCCACAACATTGCATTACGTTCAGATTACTTTAACGGCCCGGCCGATTGCCTGAATCGGACCTGTCGGCTTGCCGGTTTTTGATCCGCCGGGGTTTTCCAGGGTCAGCTCAAACAACTGGTTGGGGGCCAGCGGCGGCAGTTTGTCGAGGGGCACCGACAGCGATTGTCCCGGCTTGACCAACCCCAGCGACACCGGGCCTTGCCAGTCTTCGCCCTTGGTCCAGAACTGCAAGGTCTTGTCTGCCGGTACTTCCATGATGCCCAGGGGAATCAGCTGGATTGCCTGATCATGACTCGCCTGAATCACCCAGCCCGGTGCCTGGTTTTGCGGGGCGACCAGTACCACCACATAGGCGGTCGGGTTGATGGCCGCCGTACGGGTCAGCAGCAGCGTCGCCAGAACAAGGCTCGCCGCGATGCCTGCCCCCGCCAGCCCACGCCACAGGGCCAGCCTGTTCCACCACGAGACCGTCGAGTTCTGAAGGGCTGAATGCCCCAGGCTGCGCTCGATGCGTCGCCATAAATACACCGAAGGTGTCTCGGGCTCGACCTGTTCGGTCAACGGCAGCAAACGCTGTTCCCAGGCGTCCACCGCGCTACGCAACGCGGCGTCGGTTGCCAGACGTTCTTCTACCTCGGCGCGTTGCTCGGCGGGCAGGGTGCCCAGCACGTATTCGCTGGCCAGTTCGTCGATGCTGTTCATGCCATGCACTCACGCAATGCCGCGAGGCTGCGTTTGATCCACGCTTTCACGGTGCCCAGCGGGGTGCCGAGTCTGTGCGCGATTTCGCTGTGGGAATAACCGTCTACATACGCATGCAGGATGCAGTTGCGGCGGGCCGGGTCCAGTTGTTCGAGGCAGCTGTAGATTCGCCCCGAGCGTGCCTGATACTCGAAGGTGTCGGTGTGCTCGCCCGTTTCATGTTCTTCGCCAAGGGGCACTTCGCGGCCAGTACTGCGCACGGCGTTAAGCGCCAGGTGCCGGGTCACGCTGTACACCCAGCCACGGGCCGAGCCTTTTTGCGGGTCGAAACCGGCAGCACCGTTCCAGATCTTGATAAAGGCGTCATGCACGATGTCTTCGGCCACGGCCTTGTCGCGCACGATGCGCAACGCGACCCCGAGCAGCCGGCTGCTTTCCTGCTGATACAGGCGGCGCAAGGCCGGTTGTTCGCCCCGGGCGCAGGCCAGCAGGCAGGTTTCATAGTCAAAAACGGCGTCAGGCAAGGACAAGGCTTCCAGGTGGATGCCCCGGTGGTGAGCCCGGGGCGCTTTCGCAGCAGCGTAGACGACTTTGGTCAGTTGGCCGCCCAGAAGATGTAGTCGGCCTGGTACTTCACCACTTCCTGCTTGCCCTTGTTGGCCGTCGTGCATTCGGTGCTCGGCGCCACGCCGCCCTTGAGGGCTACCCGTTGAATGTACGCGACACCACTCATCGCGCCCTTGCCTTCGGCGGGGTTGGCCTTGACCAGTTGATAGGGCAGGTTGCCGGGGCTGGACGGCGCAACGGCCAACTGCGTACCAGTGACTTTCGAACCGTCCTTGGCCTGCCAGGTGGCGGGCGGGCCGAAGTAGCTGCCGACCTGCTGGCCGCTCCGGTCATTGAGCACGGCCTTGGGCCCGACAAAGAACCATTCGGTCTGGCCGGCTGCGTTGGCCTTGTCTCGGCATTCATAGGTGATTTCGCCGACCCCGGTGGTTTCCATTGCCACCTTGTGACCGTCCGGCACTTTGATGCTGTCGGGTAAACCGGTCTGGGCAAAGGCGCCCGGTGCAGCGGCGAGCAGGCAAGTCAGGCAGAACAAGGCTTTGGCGTTCATGGGTGTCTCTCCATAAGGGCAGCAAGGCGCTGCTACCGGTACTACCCGCGACACGCGCAAACGGATGCAGCGATTAGAAAATAAATCGGCAAGGGCGCACACTGTGGCCCCCGCACTACCAGAGGAGAGATTGACGATGACCGGTGTTCACAAGTCTGCTCAACAGGGATTCTCTACCCAGGCCGTCACGTACGCCCAAGGCCGGCCGGACTACCCACGACAACTCACGGGCTGGCTCACCGACGCCCTGCAGATCAACCCGCACTCCACGGTCATCGACCTGGGCGCCGGCACCGGCAAGTTCACTCGGCTGCTCAGCAGCGTGGCGCCGACGTTGATCGCGGTCGAGCCGGTAGAGGCGATGGGCGCGCAGTTGAAGAAACAGCTGCCCGATGTGCGCCTGCTGTCAGGCACCGCCGAGGCCATTCCTCTTGAAGCGGCCACTGCCGATGCGCTGGTGTGCGCCCAGGCGTTTCACTGGTTCTCCACGCCCGCCGCGCTGGCGGAAATTCACCGGGTGCTGAAGCCGGAAGGCCGGCTGGGTTTGATCTGGAACGTGCGGGACGAATCCGTGGACTGGGTCGCGGCGATCACCGAAATCATCACGCCCTACGAGGGCGACACCCCGCGTTTTCACACCGGGCGTTGGCGCGAGGCGTTCACCGGCGAGTATTTTTCCGCCCCCGAAATGACCTGCTTCCCTTACAGCCATGTCGGCAGCCCCCAGGAAGTGATCATGGATCGCTTCCTTTCGGTGAGCTTTATCGCCGCATTGCCGCCGGCGGAAAAGGCGCTTGTCACTGAGCAGTTGCAGTCGCTGATCAACACGCATCCAGCGTTGCGCGGCCGTGAGACGGTGGCATTCCCGTACCAGACTCAGGCCTATCGCAGCCAGCGACTGGCAAAAAATGCATAAAGTCAGATCGTTTTGATATAAGTAGTTATAAGAAAAATCGCTATGCTGCGGCCAGAATTTTATAAGGCCGCAGGTAGTGGTAATGGATGTAGGTAATTTTGGTTTCTCGATTGCTGGCCTGATTGTTGGATTTATCGTGGGAATGACCGGTGTAGGCGGTGGTTCGTTGATGACGCCGATCCTGCTGTGGTTCGGCATCAACCCGGCCACCGCCGTGGGCACCGACCTGTTGTACGCCGCCATCACCAAGTCCGGTGGGGTGCTGGTTCACAGCAAGAATCGCAACATCGACTGGACCATCACCGGCTGGCTGACCCTGGGCAGTGT
Proteins encoded:
- a CDS encoding chloride channel protein, with protein sequence MPSKTRSLLILALVVIFTGIGAGLGGMLLALLLHGIQHLAYGYSLDSLISHETFLLGVTAASPERRVWVLITCGLVAGVGWWLIYRYGRPLVSIKQAVSADAPIMPPKTTLAHAVLQIITVALGSPLGREVAPREVGALAATWLSQRARLAPDMHRLIVACGAGAGLAAVYNVPLGGAVFVLEVLVGVFSWPAAVIALATSAIGASVAWIGLGAESQYVVPHFVLSPGLIAWALACGPVFGLAAYGFTRLTGTARNHAARGWHLPVLSLINFTIIGGLAIFLPQILGNGKGPAQLGFDNELTIGLAAVLLVVKVLITASSLRAGAEGGLLTPALANGALLAIILGGAWSLLWPGVPLGAFAIIGAAAFLASSMSMPLTAIVLVAEFTRIDHDFLVPIILAVAGSMCMSKLCVMWEKR
- a CDS encoding anti-sigma factor; amino-acid sequence: MNSIDELASEYVLGTLPAEQRAEVEERLATDAALRSAVDAWEQRLLPLTEQVEPETPSVYLWRRIERSLGHSALQNSTVSWWNRLALWRGLAGAGIAASLVLATLLLTRTAAINPTAYVVVLVAPQNQAPGWVIQASHDQAIQLIPLGIMEVPADKTLQFWTKGEDWQGPVSLGLVKPGQSLSVPLDKLPPLAPNQLFELTLENPGGSKTGKPTGPIQAIGRAVKVI
- a CDS encoding sigma-70 family RNA polymerase sigma factor, which produces MPDAVFDYETCLLACARGEQPALRRLYQQESSRLLGVALRIVRDKAVAEDIVHDAFIKIWNGAAGFDPQKGSARGWVYSVTRHLALNAVRSTGREVPLGEEHETGEHTDTFEYQARSGRIYSCLEQLDPARRNCILHAYVDGYSHSEIAHRLGTPLGTVKAWIKRSLAALRECMA
- a CDS encoding DUF3455 domain-containing protein, giving the protein MNAKALFCLTCLLAAAPGAFAQTGLPDSIKVPDGHKVAMETTGVGEITYECRDKANAAGQTEWFFVGPKAVLNDRSGQQVGSYFGPPATWQAKDGSKVTGTQLAVAPSSPGNLPYQLVKANPAEGKGAMSGVAYIQRVALKGGVAPSTECTTANKGKQEVVKYQADYIFWAAN
- a CDS encoding class I SAM-dependent methyltransferase, whose translation is MTGVHKSAQQGFSTQAVTYAQGRPDYPRQLTGWLTDALQINPHSTVIDLGAGTGKFTRLLSSVAPTLIAVEPVEAMGAQLKKQLPDVRLLSGTAEAIPLEAATADALVCAQAFHWFSTPAALAEIHRVLKPEGRLGLIWNVRDESVDWVAAITEIITPYEGDTPRFHTGRWREAFTGEYFSAPEMTCFPYSHVGSPQEVIMDRFLSVSFIAALPPAEKALVTEQLQSLINTHPALRGRETVAFPYQTQAYRSQRLAKNA